The region GTGGGCATCGGCTTCGCCATCCCCATCGACCAGGCCCGGCGCACCGCCAAGGAGCTCAGCGAGACCGGCAAGGCCACCCAGACCGTCCTCGGCATCCAGGTGACCGACGACCGCGACGGCGGCGCCCAGGTCCGCGAGGTGACCCCGGGCGGCGCGGCCGAGCAGGCGGGCCTCAAGGCCGGCGACGTGATCACCAAGTTCGGCGACCGCGCCATCGACAGCTCCGACGCCGTGGTCGCCGCGGTCCGCTCCCGGGCCCCGGGCGAGAAGGTCCAGCTCACGCTCAGCGGCGGCCGCACGGTCGAGGTGACCCTCGGCAGCCAGCCCGTCGAGATCAGGTAAGCCCCCCACGAACTCCGGCTCGCGTGCCCCGAGCCGGTGCTGAGGCCGCACTCCGGCAGGCCGCCCCTCACCTGCCGGAGTGCGGCCTCAATTCTGTGCGTTGCCGGCCGGGTCCCGCAGACCCGGCTTTCCGCTGCCACCGGTCGGCTCCGCGTGGCGGACATGGCGCGGTGACGCGGAATCGAGCGACTCCGATCGGGTGATATCCGGGCGGCCGTTGCGCAACCGGGAGCTCTCGGGCCCTTGGTTCACATGACCTCCAGAACGCCTCCGGGCGAGAACGCGTCCTCCGTGGTCACCGGCGTCCTAGTCGGCGCGAGCACCTTCTACTCGGTCACCGGTTCCGGGGTCGCCACCGCCGTGGTCACCGCCCTGGCCGTGGCCTTGGCGGTGCTGTTGTCGAAGCGTGGTTCCCGGACGAGACGGTGACGTCATGGCGCTCCGGACCGATCCTCCGTTCGTCGACACCCGTGCGCACAACCGTCCCCAGCGGGGTCCCATGCCCGACGACCCGACCTTCTCCGAGATCGAGTTCCGCGCCGAGTACGGCCGGGTCGTCGCCTACCTGTGCTACCACGGGTTCGCCCGGCACATCGCCGAGGACGCGGCCGCCGAGGCCATGGCCGCGGCCTGGGAGAAGAAGGTCAAGGCCGGTCGCCGCGCCGGGTGGGTCCGCGTCGCGGCCAAGCGCTCCGCCGTGCGCAAGGTGAAGGACGACCCGCTGCGCCGGTTGCGGGCCAAGGGGTACCTGCCTCCCGGAGCCGAGGACGACGGCACGCACGAGTACCGAGCCGTCGAACAGCACGACGAACTCGTCGCCGCGATGCGGTCGCTGCCGGAGAACCAGCGCGCGGTCATGGCGCTGTTCCTCGACGGCCTGTCGCCGAAGGAGGTCGCCGGTCGGCTCCGGATGCCCGAGCGCACCGCGTACGACCTGCTCAAGAGGGCCCGCACGCACCTGCGGTCGGTCCTCGTGACCAACGAGAAGGAGGGAACCCGATGAACGACGACGAGTTCGACCGGCTGCTGCGGGAACGCCACCAGTCCTTCGTCGCGGAGTTGACCGTTCGCGCGCCGACGCCGCCGCACCGGGTGTCCCGACGTGACCGGACGGCGGTGCTGACGGCCGCGCTGCTCACCAGGGTGGCCCCCCGGATCGCGGCGGACCCGGTGCGCGCGCTCCTCGTCAGCGCGTGCCTGATCATCGTCGCGGTGTTCGCGGCTTCGTCCTTGCCCACCACGGCGGCACCGGGTTCCGCCGACTGGCCACAGGCCATCGTGTCGTCTCCCGGCGAGCCGACGTCGAGGAACCCGCGGGCCGGCTTGACGAACGTCTCGCCGGGGTCCGCGCCCCCCACCTTGCGGCGCGTGGAACTGCCGCCCAACCTGTCCCGCGTCGAGATCACCCCGGTGGAGGTGCGGGAGGTGGTCGAGTTCGTACCCGACACCACCCAGCTGACCTCCCGCGGCGACACGCTGCTCGGTGCGATCATGGTGGAGATCAGGAACCGCCCCCACGCGCGCATCGGGCTGGTCGGGCGCACCGCGACGATCGGACCGGTCGACGCCGCAGTACGGCTGAGCGCGGATCGCGCGTACCTGGTGCGGGAGCGGCTCGTGGCCGGTGGCGTGGGTGCTGAACGGATCCGGGTCGAGGCTCGGGGTTATGCCGATCCCCTTGTCGCCGACCTCGACCGGGACGGCACCCTCGTTCTTGACGCGGCGCAGCGCAACAGGTCCGTGGAGATCGTCGTGAAGTCGACGTAACCGCGACTGGCTACCGTGCACCCGCGTGGTTGCCCGTCCCCTCCTGA is a window of Saccharothrix espanaensis DSM 44229 DNA encoding:
- a CDS encoding sigma-70 family RNA polymerase sigma factor is translated as MPDDPTFSEIEFRAEYGRVVAYLCYHGFARHIAEDAAAEAMAAAWEKKVKAGRRAGWVRVAAKRSAVRKVKDDPLRRLRAKGYLPPGAEDDGTHEYRAVEQHDELVAAMRSLPENQRAVMALFLDGLSPKEVAGRLRMPERTAYDLLKRARTHLRSVLVTNEKEGTR
- a CDS encoding OmpA family protein; this encodes MNDDEFDRLLRERHQSFVAELTVRAPTPPHRVSRRDRTAVLTAALLTRVAPRIAADPVRALLVSACLIIVAVFAASSLPTTAAPGSADWPQAIVSSPGEPTSRNPRAGLTNVSPGSAPPTLRRVELPPNLSRVEITPVEVREVVEFVPDTTQLTSRGDTLLGAIMVEIRNRPHARIGLVGRTATIGPVDAAVRLSADRAYLVRERLVAGGVGAERIRVEARGYADPLVADLDRDGTLVLDAAQRNRSVEIVVKST